Part of the Zingiber officinale cultivar Zhangliang chromosome 8A, Zo_v1.1, whole genome shotgun sequence genome, TATGCGTGGGGAATGGAATGGACTCCAGACTTTATTTCTTAAAGATTCTCCACATGCTTATTATATTCATTGTTTTGCTCATAGACTACAACTTGCTTTAGTTGCAGTTTCTAAAGAAGTGCATGATGTTTGGCATTTCTTTTCAACATTAACTTCGGCTATTAATTTTGTTGGTTCATCTGCTAAACGTCAGTTTCAATTGAAATCTATCCAAAAAGCTGAAATTAATGATTTGATAAAATTGGGAGAAATTGACATTGGTATTGGATCTAATCAAGATTGTTCTTTGGTACGAGCTGGAGCTACTCGTTGGAGTTCACATTTCAACTCTGTTAGGAGATTCATTAGTTTGTTTGGTTCAGTGAGTACACTTTTTCAAGATCTTGTCGACAAAGGTCCCAATAGTAACATTCGAGGAGAGGCTAAAGGTTTGTACTTGGATATAAAATCATTTGactttgtatttgtattatttCTAATGCATGAAGTTTTGGGAATATCAGATAAGTTGTGTCAGACATTACAGAAGAATGACATAGATATTTTGAATGCTATAAATTTGGTTTATACTACTAGACTAAATCTTCAACAGATCCGAGATGATAGATGGGAAGGATTTCTTTGGAGTGTGTTGAAGTTTTGTGAAAGCAATGATGTTGAGGTGCCAGACTTTGATGATTGCTACACACGAGGTACAAAACGTTCTTGCCAGCAGAAAAAcaatataacaatccatgatcaCTATCATTTTGAAATATTTAATGCAGTAATAGATTTTCAGTTGATGGAATTGAATGAAAGATTTCCAGAGGGCACAATAGAACTTCTTACTCTCAGTAATGCTTTGAGTCTCGTTGATGGATTCAAATCATTTTCTCTGTCTGACATTTGTTCTCTTGTTGATAAATTTTACTACTATGATTTCAATCTAGAAGAAAGAGGAGATTTGGAGAGAGAATTAGATCATTATAAATTTGATATACCGCGTCATGCGCAGTTTCAGAATCTTAATTCTTTGCATCATTTGTGCCAAACATTGGCCAGAACGACAAAGTCAGTTATCTATCCTTTGATTGATAGGTTGGTTCGATTAGTTTTGACTCTTCcagttgttaggaccaaaagtagctagaggggggggatgaatagctcgtcgcgttcgctcggtgctcggcgttgcttgttccttcaaagatgtgcagcggaaaatatagaaacaaatacaacaacgctaacacggttggttttacttggtatccacctcacaagaggtgactaatccaaggatccacaccaacacacacaccctccactaaataaaactctcctttatggtaactaccaagggcggaga contains:
- the LOC122010699 gene encoding zinc finger MYM-type protein 1-like, whose protein sequence is MKNQKNFDFFRKKNDESTSDLNGPNNIFPCISEPASTKRPRLENETLNEPLSNSSNNLQYVSDPGIRIPILQHPIELQDEGHDESIASKNRGNYLELVALLGRMNPEIGSTLEKASKNAKYTSPEIQREILKIIADIVRDKIRAEIGEAKFCILVDEAIDESSKEQMAIILRYVDRDGFIRERFFEVVHVENTSALTLKKEICNVFNQYNLLTENLRGQGYDGASNMRGEWNGLQTLFLKDSPHAYYIHCFAHRLQLALVAVSKEVHDVWHFFSTLTSAINFVGSSAKRQFQLKSIQKAEINDLIKLGEIDIGIGSNQDCSLVRAGATRWSSHFNSVRRFISLFGSVSTLFQDLVDKGPNSNIRGEAKGLYLDIKSFDFVFVLFLMHEVLGISDKLCQTLQKNDIDILNAINLVYTTRLNLQQIRDDRWEGFLWSVLKFCESNDVEVPDFDDCYTRGTKRSCQQKNNITIHDHYHFEIFNAVIDFQLMELNERFPEGTIELLTLSNALSLVDGFKSFSLSDICSLVDKFYYYDFNLEERGDLERELDHYKFDIPRHAQFQNLNSLHHLCQTLARTTKSVIYPLIDRLVRLVLTLPVVRTKSS